The genomic window TTGGAGGATTTCCGCGAGCCGGTTGAGATTCTGGTCGTTGCACACGCGCTCATCGACCAGGAGCTTGATCGGATAGTCAATTTCGATCTCACCAACTGGCGGCAGCGTCATGGATTTAGCGAAGAGCTTGACCGGGCCTTCATCTTCGACCCGCACGGTAGCCTCGACGATAACCACCGAGTCCGGGATGAGCATCGACGAAACCTGCTGGTAAGTATTCGGGAAGAAATTGACGTCAATTGGTCCGGTACGATCCTCAATCGTAGCGATCGCCCACGCCTTACCCGATTTCTTCGTGATCTTGGTCTGAATGCTCGAAATAATTCCAGCGATTGTCACTACCTGTCCGTCACGAACGCTGCCATCTTCAAGGAGATCTACGATATTAATATCAGCAGCACGGTTGAGGAAATTTTCCATACCCGACAGCGGGTGGTCGGAGACATACAGGCCGAGCATCTCGCGTTCATAATTGAGCTTGTCTCGCTTATCCCACTCCGGAATGTCCGGCACGACGACGTCGAATCCACCGCCGGTATCACTGCCCAAATCGCCAAAGAGGTCAAACTGGCCGGCGGCCTCATTGCGCTTGACAGGGGTGACCGAGTCGATTGCCTCCTCAGCAATGCCCACGAGCGCACGGCGGCACTCCCCCAGTGAGTCAAAGCCGCCTGCTTTAATCAGGCAATCAATCGAACGCTTGTTGCACGCCGATAGCGGGATCTTATCGAGGAAATCTTGGAAGGAAGAGAACTGGCCTTTCTCCTCGCGAGCCTTGATGATGCCATCGACGACGTTCGTTCCCACGTTTCGCACTGCCCGTAATCCGACGCGGATCTCGTCTCCGACAGCAGTGTAATCAGCGAGTGAGCTATTGACGTCAGGGACAAGGACGTTGATTTTCATGCGGCGGCATTCGGCAAGATAGGTTGCCACCTTCGTCTTATCCGACATCTTTGACGTGAGTAGCGCGGCCATGAACTCAGCCGGAAAGTGCGCCTTGAGATAGGCCGTCTGGTAGGACACCAGCGCATAGGCCTCCGAATGGGACTTGTTGAAGGCATAGGAAGAAAATGGCAAGAGGATGTTCCACAGGGTATCAATCGACTCCTGGGAATATCCGTTATTGAGCATTCCTTGGGAGAAGCTGGCGAACTGTTGTTGCAGTACATCGGCCTTTTTCTTGCCCATCGCCTTGCGGAGAATATCTGCTTGACCCAAAGTGAAGCCGGCGAGCTTTTGGGCGATACGCATAACTTGCTCTTGGAAGACGATCAAGCCGTGTGTGGCGCCAAGAATCTCTTCCAAGTCCTCTTCGAGCTCTGGATGGATTGGAGTTTTTTCCTGGAGGCCATTCTTGCGAAGGGCATAGTTCGTATGGGAATTTGCACCCATTGGTCCGGGCCGGTAAAGGGCAGAAACGGCGGAGATATCGGCGAAGGTATCCATTTTCATCTGCTTGAGCAGGGTGCGCATGCCGGCGCCATCGAGCTGGAAAATACCGAGCGTATCGCCGCGCGCAAGGAGCTCGTACGTCTTCGGATCGTCAAGCGGAATTTGATCGATATCCGGGGCTTCCTTGCCGTTGACCCGAATATTAGCCAATGCCGCTTCGATGACGGTGAGGTTGGACAGCCCAAGGAAATCCATCTTGATCAGGCCCAGTTCCTCACACTCGGGATATTCGAACTGGGTGAGAATCGCGCCGTCCTGTTGGCGCATCATCACAGGGATAACATCCGTGAGCGGCTTTGAGGACATGATGACAGCACAGGCATGCATGCCGGTCTGGCGGGTCATCCCCTCCAGACCACACGCCAAGTCATAGACCTTCTTACAATCGGGGTCGTTCTGGATCAGTTCACGGATCTCGCCGGCCTCCGCATAGCGCGGGTGGGAAGTATTAAACAGCTCGTTGACCGGGATGTCATTGCCCATCACCGACGGCGGCATTGCTTTGGTGAGCCGATCGCCCATCTCATACGGGTAGCCGAGCACGCGTGAAGCATCCTTCAGCGACTGTTTGGCCTTAATCGTGCCGAACGTGACTACCTGCGAAACCTTATCCTTGCCGTATTTCTCCTCCACATATTCGATCACTTCATCGCGGCGGCTATCGTCGAAATCGATGTCAAGATCCGGCATGGATATGCGTTCTGGGTTTAAGAATCGCTCGAAGAGGAGATCGTGCTTAATCGGATCTAGTTGCGTGATCTCCAGCGCGTAAGCCACCATCGACCCCGCGCCGGAACCACGGCCGGGACCTACCCGAATACCATGGCGGCGCGCCCAGCGAATGTAGTCCGAAACCACCAGAAAGTAGCCGGGAAAATCCATTTGTAGGATGACGTCCATCTCGTAATCTGCGCGCTCGCGCACGTCATCCGGGATGATATCCCCGTAACGCCGGTGCAATCCCGCATTGACCTCGCGGACAAACCACGACTTCTCGTTTTCACCGCTCGGCACCGGGAACTTGGGCATGTAGTTGATGCCATCGCTCGTCGTCTCGAAGCGCACATTGCACCGCTCCACGATCTCGAGGGTATTTTCGCACGCCCCCTCCAAGTGGCCGAAGGTGTTCCACATGTCCTGCGTGCTGCGAATGTAATATCCTGTTCCTTCAAATCGGAATCGATCGGGATCCATGAGGGTACTACCGGAGTTCAAGGCGAGCATGGCATCTTGGACCGTGGCCTGTTCCTGAGTGACGTAGTGCGAATCGTTCGTGGCCAGCAAAGGCGCGCCGATCGTGCGCGCGATAGTCAGCAATTCATCCTTAACTCGGCGTTCAATCTCCAGACCATGATCCATGACCTCAAAATAGAAGTTCTCTTTACCGAAGATATCTTGGAACTCGCCTGCGGCTTTCAACGCCTCATCGTATTGGCCGAGGCGAAGCCTCGTCTGAATTTCCCCCGATGGGCACCCTGCCGTGCCGATCAGCCCATGATGGTATTTTTCCAGCAGTTCGCGATCGATACGCGCGTACTTGCCCACCGTCCCCTCAATTGAAGCCAGTGACTGCATGCGGAACAGGTTGTGCATGCCCTCGTTCGTCTCAGCTAGGAGGGTCATGTGCGTATAGGTGCCGCGCGCCGAGACGTCGTCTTGCCGTTGAGCTTCCGTCCCCCACAGCACGCGCGTCTTGTCATGGCGCGACGTGCCCGGCGTCATATACGCTTCCAGGCCAATAATCGGCTTGATGCCCACCTTATTTGCAGCCTTGTACAATTCGTAGGCGCCGTGCAGATTGCCGTGATCGGTAATCGCAACGGCGGGTTGCCCAAGAGCCACAACTTCATTGACCAGCTGGTTAATCTTCGCCGCCCCATCGAGCAGCGAATAATCAGTATGGACATGAAGGTGAGCAAAATTCTTAGCCATGCAGACAGTCTAATGACCGCCTCCGACAAATAAATTTCGCAGCGGTGTGATCTTCCATCTGCACCGAAAATGCGCGGGAAAAGCTACGCTTCGGCGCGTCGCAAGTCAAGGACCATATCCTGGTGCCACATGCCTTCGTCCAGGTAGCGCTCACCGGATTTCACCTCGTAACCGAGGCTCCGGTAGAAACCCATCGCCGTCTCTTGAGCCGAGAGCTCCACACGGGTCACGCCATCGACGTCATAATCCATTGCCATCTCGTGGATCTTTTCCATCACGGCACGGCCAACTCCGCTGCCTCGCGCCCACACGTGAACAGCCATCCGCCCGATGTGCACGTGCCCCGGTCCATCGACGAGAAGCCGCGCCGTTGCGGCGTCGCGCCCCGCAACCTCGGCCAAGACGTGGCGTGTCGACGGTGCCGTGTCAAACGCGTCACGCTCGTTCTCGGCGGCTACCTTCTGTTCCTCAACGAAGACCTTGGTGCGGATCGCGTAGCAGCGCTCGCGTTCGCTATCTGTCGTCACTTCCCGCACGTTCATGGCGACTCCCCATTCCCTCTCGAACAATTGCCAACGCGTGCTCGAGATCTTCCGGATAGGCAGACTCGCATTCAATATATTCTCCCGTCGTGGGGTGGTTGAACCCGAGCCGAACTGCGTGGAGCCACTGCCTGACCAAGCCGAGTTTCTCCGCTTGAACCGGATCGGCTCCGTACATGACATCGCCGACGCACGGATGCCTGATCGCGGACATATGGACGCGTATCTGGTGCGTGCGTCCCGTCTCCAAGTGCACTTCCACCAGTGAAGCGCCGGCCATCAATTCGATGACGTCATAGTGCGTGATGGCGTGCTTGCCGTTGGCGCGCACGCCCATCTTCCACTGGTGGCGCATATCCCGCCCGATTGGAGCGTCCACTGTGCCGGACATCGGATCGGGATGTCCTTGGACCAGCGCGTGGTACACCTTCGTCACCGTGCGGTCGCGAAAGGCCTGCTTGAGCACCGAATAGGCGCGTTCCGACTTGGCAACTACCATCGCCCCCGACGT from Trueperella pyogenes includes these protein-coding regions:
- the dnaE gene encoding DNA polymerase III subunit alpha; translation: MAKNFAHLHVHTDYSLLDGAAKINQLVNEVVALGQPAVAITDHGNLHGAYELYKAANKVGIKPIIGLEAYMTPGTSRHDKTRVLWGTEAQRQDDVSARGTYTHMTLLAETNEGMHNLFRMQSLASIEGTVGKYARIDRELLEKYHHGLIGTAGCPSGEIQTRLRLGQYDEALKAAGEFQDIFGKENFYFEVMDHGLEIERRVKDELLTIARTIGAPLLATNDSHYVTQEQATVQDAMLALNSGSTLMDPDRFRFEGTGYYIRSTQDMWNTFGHLEGACENTLEIVERCNVRFETTSDGINYMPKFPVPSGENEKSWFVREVNAGLHRRYGDIIPDDVRERADYEMDVILQMDFPGYFLVVSDYIRWARRHGIRVGPGRGSGAGSMVAYALEITQLDPIKHDLLFERFLNPERISMPDLDIDFDDSRRDEVIEYVEEKYGKDKVSQVVTFGTIKAKQSLKDASRVLGYPYEMGDRLTKAMPPSVMGNDIPVNELFNTSHPRYAEAGEIRELIQNDPDCKKVYDLACGLEGMTRQTGMHACAVIMSSKPLTDVIPVMMRQQDGAILTQFEYPECEELGLIKMDFLGLSNLTVIEAALANIRVNGKEAPDIDQIPLDDPKTYELLARGDTLGIFQLDGAGMRTLLKQMKMDTFADISAVSALYRPGPMGANSHTNYALRKNGLQEKTPIHPELEEDLEEILGATHGLIVFQEQVMRIAQKLAGFTLGQADILRKAMGKKKADVLQQQFASFSQGMLNNGYSQESIDTLWNILLPFSSYAFNKSHSEAYALVSYQTAYLKAHFPAEFMAALLTSKMSDKTKVATYLAECRRMKINVLVPDVNSSLADYTAVGDEIRVGLRAVRNVGTNVVDGIIKAREEKGQFSSFQDFLDKIPLSACNKRSIDCLIKAGGFDSLGECRRALVGIAEEAIDSVTPVKRNEAAGQFDLFGDLGSDTGGGFDVVVPDIPEWDKRDKLNYEREMLGLYVSDHPLSGMENFLNRAADINIVDLLEDGSVRDGQVVTIAGIISSIQTKITKKSGKAWAIATIEDRTGPIDVNFFPNTYQQVSSMLIPDSVVIVEATVRVEDEGPVKLFAKSMTLPPVGEIEIDYPIKLLVDERVCNDQNLNRLAEILQRYPGQSPVRLHVKCAAKDATVVVELANEYWVAPEPSLYTDLKVLLGRDCVL
- a CDS encoding GNAT family N-acetyltransferase, which translates into the protein MNVREVTTDSERERCYAIRTKVFVEEQKVAAENERDAFDTAPSTRHVLAEVAGRDAATARLLVDGPGHVHIGRMAVHVWARGSGVGRAVMEKIHEMAMDYDVDGVTRVELSAQETAMGFYRSLGYEVKSGERYLDEGMWHQDMVLDLRRAEA
- a CDS encoding RluA family pseudouridine synthase, with translation MKTYLVPDGLGGGRVDAALATMTGLSRAKCVQLIESGGVLLDGVVPKNGTKVVAGSVLEVELPVQQPPVLATPVAGMGILYEDSDIIVVDKPVGVAAHASQNFEGPNVLGALLASGVRLTTSGPQERQGIVHRLDVGTSGAMVVAKSERAYSVLKQAFRDRTVTKVYHALVQGHPDPMSGTVDAPIGRDMRHQWKMGVRANGKHAITHYDVIELMAGASLVEVHLETGRTHQIRVHMSAIRHPCVGDVMYGADPVQAEKLGLVRQWLHAVRLGFNHPTTGEYIECESAYPEDLEHALAIVREGMGSRHERAGSDDR